In Papaver somniferum cultivar HN1 chromosome 1, ASM357369v1, whole genome shotgun sequence, a genomic segment contains:
- the LOC113274224 gene encoding uncharacterized protein LOC113274224 — protein MTTDNETQTPPSPNTSSPKKDSNTSKKDVVLSPSSPYYVHPVDNPTTVIFTPLLTSDNYCIWERGVRKSLSAKAKLGYIDGSVTKPEDPIDLLHWTRADDLENNSVAIYFTHLKTLWDQLDSFRPLVPCICGAGKDFVDHHNQDRSMEFLQGLHDRFSTLRSQCFLTELMPSAAKIYNLVRQEEEQQGIKSSSSIPQVDSAALNVYRSDSNRSQQHSFHNPGNGNNNNKCLRPFCDYCTKHGHTRQTCWKLNGYPSSPPKPRNQSQPSYAAAVAPAHHAVEHMPAAPAISAAQYARLMTLLDPDNAGNNIASYANCAGPSHENGDWME, from the exons ATGACAACTGATAATGAAACTCAAACTCCTCCTTCTCCAAATACTTCTTCACCCAAGAAGGATTCCAACACATCAAAGAAGGATGTAGTTCTATCACCATCATCTCCCTATTATGTACATCCGGTTGACAACCCTACAACTGTTATCTTCACACCACTCTTGACCAGTGACAACTACTGCATCTGGGAAAGAGGAGTTAGAAAATCCCTAAGTGCTAAGGCTAAGCTAGGATACATTGATGGCTCAGTTACAAAACCCGAAGATCCAATTGATCTTCTTCATTGGACTCGTGCAGACGACCTG GAAAACAACAGTGTTGCTATCTATTTTACCCACTTGAAGACTCTATGGGATCAGCTAGATTCATTCAGACCTTTGGTGCCATGCATCTGCGGTGCTGGGAAGGACTTTGTAGATCACCACAATCAAGATCGATCCATGGAATTCCTTCAAGGGTTACATGATCGATTCTCGACACTTCGCAGTCAATGTTTTTTGACGGAACTGATGCCATCTGCTGCTAAGATCTACAATCTGGTACGCCAGGAGGAAGAACAACAAGGTATAAAATCCTCCTCCTCTATTCCTCAGGTTGATTCCGCTGCGTTGAATGTTTATCGCAGCGATTCCAATAGATCTCAGCAGCATTCTTTCCACAACCCTGGAAATGGGAATAACAATAACAAATGTCTTCGCCCATTCTGTGATTATTGCACTAAGCATGGCCACACTCGTCAAACCTGCTGGAAGTTGAATGGATATCCGAGTAGTCCACCAAAGCCGAGAAACCAATCGCAGCCCTCttatgctgctgctgttgctcctGCACATCACGCTGTTGAACACATGCCTGCAGCTCCAGCCATCTCAGCTGCCCAGTATGCTCGGCTTATGACTTTGCTTGATCCTGACAATGCTGGAAACAACATAGCCTCATATGCGAATTGCGCAG GACCTTCACACGAGAATGGAGATTGGATGGAGTAA
- the LOC113321396 gene encoding protein NDR1-like — protein sequence MGRKKKNQSSSKLIMTASTSKHIMATAETPLAPANTKGKPRFFLLTFIDRYFLMFIAIVITVSLVVLITWFGMHPLRPRCTLGKFYIPTLDKASNATHTVNSTAISFELSFWNRNTEKKVYYDKVNMTFSYYYGNNGLNLPIGNTSIPPFHQRYLRTRDHVETVQTFGVPWEEVKKKVSNGSTPAVFRVDLETHVRFKNGIWKTKRHELRLGVNVTVNDHGMMSVEHGLRLQRIIV from the coding sequence ATGGgtagaaagaagaagaatcaatctTCATCAAAACTTATCATGACCGCCTCCACATCAAAACATATCATGGCCACTGCTGAAACTCCTCTTGCTCCTGCAAATACCAAGGGTAAACCAAGGTTTTTCTTATTGACTTTTATTGATAGGTATTTCTTAATGTTCATAGCAATTGTAATTACTGTATCATTAGTTGTTCTAATCACATGGTTTGGTATGCATCCGTTGAGACCTCGTTGTACGCTCGGGAAATTTTACATTCCGACACTTGATAAAGCGTCAAATGCTACTCATACAGTGAATTCCACAGCCATATCATTCGAGCTCAGTTTCTGGAATCGAAATACGGAGAAGAAAGTCTACTATGATAAGGTGAACATGACTTTTTCTTATTACTACGGTAACAACGGCTTAAACTTACCAATTGGAAATACATCTATACCTCCATTTCATCAAAGGTATTTGCGTACAAGAGATCACGTAGAGACGGTCCAAACTTTTGGGGTACCTTGGGAGGAAGTTAAGAAAAAGGTTTCAAATGGAAGTACCCCAGCAGTATTTCGAGTCGATTTGGAAACACATGTGAGGTTCAAGAATGGGATATGGAAGACAAAAAGGCACGAGTTAAGATTGGGAGTTAATGTTACTGTTAACGATCATGGAATGATGTCTGTGGAGCATGGTTTGAGGCTGCAAAGAATTATAGTCTGA